One genomic window of Mucilaginibacter sp. SJ includes the following:
- a CDS encoding substrate-binding domain-containing protein, which translates to MKNKIVRIKDIAEKAKVSTGTVDRVLHKRGRVSKKVEEKVLKIIEEMDYEPNLMARALGSNRIYQIAALIPDHEVDSYWHAPKAGIEKAEKDLKQYGIIVQQYVFDPYDVDSFISNARKLTNDKPDGIILSPIFYRETLPFFEKWKAAEIPFVLFNTQIAECEPLSYIGQDSYQSGFLAGKLIHYGQPDSCSVLIAHIDEETSNAAHLLKKEQGFRNYFSQNNLDHQYKILRVELNRSNAAVFIKQLGDIIDSTPDLASIFVTTSKAHEIAKYLEQRYIKRIKIIGYDLLPPNLYFLNKGTISFLINQNPKGQGYWGIYQLTDSLVFKKEVPIIKYLPLDIVTKENVNYYVDDEDAVYLDI; encoded by the coding sequence ATGAAGAATAAAATTGTTCGCATTAAAGACATTGCCGAAAAAGCGAAGGTTTCGACGGGTACGGTTGACAGAGTACTGCATAAACGCGGGCGGGTATCAAAAAAGGTAGAAGAGAAGGTGCTCAAAATTATTGAAGAGATGGATTATGAGCCCAATCTTATGGCAAGGGCTTTGGGATCTAATAGAATATACCAGATAGCGGCCTTAATACCCGATCATGAAGTTGATTCCTATTGGCACGCGCCTAAGGCCGGTATTGAAAAGGCCGAAAAAGACTTAAAGCAATATGGCATTATTGTACAACAATATGTGTTTGATCCTTATGATGTAGATTCATTTATAAGCAACGCCCGTAAATTAACCAACGATAAACCCGACGGCATAATTTTGTCGCCTATATTTTACAGGGAAACCCTGCCTTTTTTCGAGAAATGGAAAGCTGCCGAAATTCCATTTGTGTTGTTTAATACACAAATTGCTGAATGTGAACCATTAAGTTATATCGGCCAGGATTCATACCAGAGTGGTTTTTTGGCTGGTAAGCTTATTCATTATGGGCAACCCGATTCCTGCTCTGTTTTAATTGCGCACATTGATGAAGAGACGAGCAACGCCGCGCACCTTTTAAAAAAAGAGCAGGGGTTTCGCAATTATTTTTCTCAAAATAACCTGGATCATCAGTACAAAATTCTGAGGGTTGAGTTAAACCGGTCAAATGCCGCTGTTTTTATAAAACAACTGGGGGATATTATTGACAGCACCCCTGATTTAGCCAGTATTTTCGTGACAACCTCTAAAGCTCATGAAATTGCAAAGTATCTGGAGCAGCGCTATATAAAGCGTATTAAAATAATAGGATATGATTTATTGCCTCCTAACCTGTATTTTCTGAATAAAGGGACAATCAGTTTCCTGATCAATCAAAACCCCAAGGGGCAGGGCTATTGGGGGATCTATCAGTTAACCGACAGCCTGGTGTTCAAAAAAGAAGTACCAATTATCAAGTATCTTCCGCTTGATATCGTTACAAAGGAAAATGTGAACTATTATGTTGATGATGAGGATGCAGTTTATTTAGATATCTGA
- a CDS encoding SGNH/GDSL hydrolase family protein produces the protein MKRVFVVVLLILCFFNKTSFSQNLAPYKWYNPVKADFPVIEAQAWSKETTGSYNRFPARAEKTLNPNVWNISHSSAGLYIKFKTDAQNLVIRYKVSGDFAMSHMPATGVSGLDLYVLDPNGQWCLAPGSFSFKDTVTYRFSNIKVSADFAERSYEYRLFLPLYNSLSWLEIGVPSGSAFNFMPLSKEKPVLVYGTSIAQGACASRPGLAWTSILQRALDRPLINLGFSGSGLLEKSVIDLMAEVDAKVYVLDCMPNMISFSDQEIEARLSAAIQTLKQKHPLVPILLVEHSGGNAGGLLDTGRNAGYGHVNKVLDLAYSKLIAAGTKGIYLLTGKEIGFGINSTVDGLHPNDIGMEQYAAAYEKAIRVIINEPIGRYSTTRPAVQSRDGYYDWRNRHNEILTLIKTSSPKIVFLGNSILNYWGGEPKAPLARGADSWDKYLEPLGVKNFGFGWDQVENVLWRVYHEEIEGFKADKVMIMIGTNNLSACSDQEISEGLKMLVLAVKERQPTAEILLSGLLPRRAMESRIKVLNKAIAKLAIQTRVRFIDPGKLLLNYKGEINESLFGDGLHPNEVGYQKLAVTLVPYLKK, from the coding sequence ATGAAACGCGTATTCGTAGTAGTATTGCTAATCCTTTGTTTTTTTAATAAGACATCTTTTTCGCAAAATTTAGCTCCATATAAATGGTATAACCCGGTTAAGGCCGATTTTCCGGTTATAGAAGCACAGGCCTGGTCAAAAGAAACCACAGGCAGTTATAACAGGTTCCCGGCGCGTGCCGAAAAGACCCTCAATCCCAATGTGTGGAATATCTCGCATAGTAGTGCCGGCTTATACATTAAGTTTAAAACAGATGCGCAAAACCTGGTTATCCGGTATAAAGTTAGTGGCGATTTTGCCATGTCACATATGCCGGCCACTGGTGTAAGCGGATTGGACCTGTATGTATTAGATCCTAATGGCCAATGGTGCCTTGCTCCGGGTAGTTTCTCGTTTAAGGATACCGTTACTTACCGGTTTTCAAATATTAAGGTAAGTGCCGATTTTGCGGAGAGAAGTTATGAATACCGGCTTTTCCTGCCTTTGTATAATTCGTTATCATGGCTTGAAATAGGTGTTCCGTCTGGTAGTGCATTTAATTTTATGCCTTTATCCAAAGAAAAGCCGGTGCTTGTATACGGAACATCCATTGCGCAGGGGGCCTGTGCTTCAAGGCCAGGTTTAGCATGGACCTCCATTTTGCAGCGCGCGCTGGATCGCCCGTTGATTAATCTTGGTTTTTCCGGTTCCGGATTGCTTGAGAAATCAGTTATTGATCTGATGGCAGAGGTGGATGCGAAAGTATATGTGCTTGATTGTATGCCCAATATGATAAGTTTTTCTGACCAGGAAATCGAAGCACGTTTATCAGCGGCGATACAAACTTTAAAGCAGAAGCACCCACTGGTGCCGATATTGCTTGTTGAACACAGCGGGGGGAACGCGGGCGGACTATTGGATACGGGTAGAAATGCCGGTTATGGTCATGTTAATAAAGTGCTTGACCTGGCTTATTCAAAGTTGATTGCAGCCGGAACAAAGGGTATTTATTTATTGACTGGCAAAGAAATCGGGTTTGGTATCAACTCAACAGTTGATGGCTTACATCCTAATGATATCGGAATGGAGCAGTATGCCGCAGCATATGAGAAAGCAATCCGTGTTATAATTAATGAACCAATTGGCCGCTATTCAACCACGCGGCCCGCAGTACAAAGCAGGGATGGGTATTATGACTGGCGAAACAGGCATAATGAAATATTAACGCTTATCAAAACCAGTTCGCCAAAGATTGTATTTCTTGGTAATTCGATCCTGAATTACTGGGGTGGTGAGCCTAAGGCGCCTTTAGCAAGAGGAGCTGACTCGTGGGATAAATACCTGGAGCCCCTGGGTGTAAAAAATTTTGGTTTTGGCTGGGACCAGGTAGAGAATGTGCTATGGCGTGTATACCATGAAGAAATAGAAGGGTTTAAGGCTGACAAAGTGATGATTATGATAGGCACCAATAACTTGTCTGCCTGTAGTGACCAGGAAATATCAGAAGGGTTAAAAATGCTCGTGCTGGCTGTGAAGGAACGTCAGCCTACAGCGGAGATTCTTTTATCGGGTTTGCTGCCCAGGAGGGCAATGGAAAGTCGGATAAAGGTGCTTAATAAAGCCATTGCTAAACTGGCAATTCAAACCCGGGTTCGTTTTATTGATCCGGGCAAACTATTGCTTAACTATAAAGGGGAGATCAATGAGTCGCTTTTCGGAGATGGCTTGCACCCCAATGAAGTTGGTTATCAAAAGCTGGCGGTAACATTGGTACCATATCTTAAAAAATAA